The nucleotide sequence CCGCAGGAGTTGCCTCTAAATTATAATTGTCTCCGGTTTCTTTCTGGAAATCTACCAATTTATCTCTCATAAAATCAAGCACTTTAATGGCGAAATTTCTGCCTTTTTCTGATGCAATGTTTTCGCCCAGCAGGTTCAGGCAGGCTTCGTTCATGCCTATAACGCCTATTGTTGAAAAATGGTTTTTCCAATAAAAGCCGAAGCGCTTTTTAATGTTGCGCAGATAAAAACTCATATAAGGATAAAGGTTTGAATCAGTTAAATTTTCCAAAACCTTTCGTTTCAGGCTAAGGCTTTCTTTTGCAAGGGCCATCAGGTTTTCCAGTTTTTTAAAGAATTCATCCTCGCTTTTTGACGTAAAGCCAATCCGAGGCATATTAAGAGTTACCACGCCGATAGATCCTGTTAGCGGAGCTGCGCCGAAAAGGCCTCCGCCTTTTTTTTGCAGTTCGCGGTTATCAATCCTAAGACGGCAGCACATGCTCCTTGCATCTTCAGGATTCATATCAGAGTTAACAAAATTCGCAAAATAGGGGATGCCGTATTTTGCCGTTATTTTCCATAGAAGTTCCATGTTCGGATTATCCCAGTCAAAGTCTTTAGTTATATTGTATGTCGGGATTGGAAATGTAAAAACTCTTCCTTTTGCGTCGCCTTCCAGCATAACCTCAAGAAAAGCCTTGTTCAAAAGGTCCATCTCTGCTTTAAACTCTTTGTAAGTTGATTCCTGAGGCTTTCCTCCGACAATAACCGGCTGATCGGTATAATATGAGGGAACGGTTAAATCAAGCGTTATGTTTGTAAACGGGGTTTGAAATCCCACGCGGGTAGGGACGTTCACGTTAAACATAAATTCTTGAAGCGCCTGTTTTACTTCTTTGTAAGATAATTCGTCATATCGTATAAACGGCGCAAGCAAAGTATCAAAATTGGAAAACGCTTGAGCGCCTGCCGCTTCTCCCTGCAGGGTGTAGAAAAAGTTAACAATCTGTCCGAGAGCTGTTCTAAAATGTTTGGCGGGTTTTGCTTCAACTTTTCCCGACACCCCTTTAAAACCTTCTGCTAAAAGATCATGTAAATCCCAGCCCACGCAGTACGCGCTCAGCGCTCCTAAATCATGAAGATGCAAATCGCCGCTCATATGAGCTTCTTTTATGGCTGAAGGATATATTTTGTTAAGCCAGTACACCTTGCTTATTTCCGACGACATGTAATTATTTAAGCCCTGAAGCGAATAGCTCATATTACTGTTTTCATTAACCTGCCAGTCGGTTTTAAGCAGATATTGTTCAACAAGGTCAACGTTAAACTTAGAAGTTATTTCTCTTACTCTTGCGTGCTGATCACGGTAAATAATATATGCTTTGGCGGTTTTTTTGTAGGGAGAATTTAAAAGGATGTTTTCTACTATGTCTTGAATTTCTTCAACTGAAGGAGTATGGTCGGCAACCATTTGATGAGCAATGCTTAAAACATTTATTGTTAGTTTTTTTGCGGTATCTGCAGTGAATTCCCCGGTTGATTCCCCCGCTTTAAGAATTGCTTTGGTAATTTTCTGGGCATTGAAATCAACTTCTTTGCCGTTTCTTTTAACGATTTTTGTGAAACCGCCAACCATAACTTCCATAGAATTGCCTCCGTCCTTCTTTTTCTTTTCCATACATAACTCCAGGTTACAGTCCACCCCTTCGACTTCGCTCAGGGTTGGAAAGCCGGGGGCTTACCCCTGCTTTCCAATAATATTATACATCCTAAATGTTGTGTTGTCAAGTTCTTTTTTATACTATTAGTTGTGGTATTTTGGGTATTTTAGCGTTTTTATGAAAAGCGCGTGCTTGGTATTAAAATGTGAAGGGAAAACAGATCTGATAGAGGTATTTAAGGTTCACCCCGTTAGAAATTGTTGACTGAAACATTGATTCATACAGAGAATTAACCGTATGCCTAAGCCAGCTGAAATTTCTAACGGGGTAAACCAAAAGAATTTTGCCAGTTTATTTTTAATTTGTCAACATGCCAAAAATTATTGTTTTGCCCTATATTTTTTCAGCAATTCGGCAATATCCGTATAACCCTTTCGCGAAGCTATCATAAACGCCGTTTGCCCGCTATTATCTTTTGAATTAACTCTTGCGCCTTTTTCTATCAGCAGTTTAACCAGGTCAATATAACCTTTTGAGGCTGCCAAAATCAGAGGGGTTTGGCCGTTATTATTCCTTGCATTTACCCTTGCGCCTTTTTCAATTAATAACTTTGCGAGATCAGTATACCCGAAAGTAACCGCAATGCTTAATACCCTAAAACTATTTTTCCCTTTCTCGTTAATTTTTGCTCCTGAATTAATAAGGAGTCTGGCTACATCAGTATAACCGTTCGCAACAGACATTATCAAAGCATTGGTTCCGTTTTTATCCATAATATCTAAATCCGCGCCTTTTTCTACTAAAAGTTTTACTATATCAAAATACCCTTTTGATGACGCAAGAATAAGCGCTGTTACACCATTTTTTCCCCTTAA is from Elusimicrobiota bacterium and encodes:
- a CDS encoding ribonucleoside triphosphate reductase; this translates as MVGGFTKIVKRNGKEVDFNAQKITKAILKAGESTGEFTADTAKKLTINVLSIAHQMVADHTPSVEEIQDIVENILLNSPYKKTAKAYIIYRDQHARVREITSKFNVDLVEQYLLKTDWQVNENSNMSYSLQGLNNYMSSEISKVYWLNKIYPSAIKEAHMSGDLHLHDLGALSAYCVGWDLHDLLAEGFKGVSGKVEAKPAKHFRTALGQIVNFFYTLQGEAAGAQAFSNFDTLLAPFIRYDELSYKEVKQALQEFMFNVNVPTRVGFQTPFTNITLDLTVPSYYTDQPVIVGGKPQESTYKEFKAEMDLLNKAFLEVMLEGDAKGRVFTFPIPTYNITKDFDWDNPNMELLWKITAKYGIPYFANFVNSDMNPEDARSMCCRLRIDNRELQKKGGGLFGAAPLTGSIGVVTLNMPRIGFTSKSEDEFFKKLENLMALAKESLSLKRKVLENLTDSNLYPYMSFYLRNIKKRFGFYWKNHFSTIGVIGMNEACLNLLGENIASEKGRNFAIKVLDFMRDKLVDFQKETGDNYNLEATPAEGTSYRLAAIDKVKYPGIIFANGKSDDPKKIPFYTNSTQLPVNYTEDAFEVLDLQDEIQSKYTGGTVQHLFIGERIKDTEALKNFIKKICSTYKLPYISITPTFSVCPEDGYLSGEVQICPKCGSKCEIYSRVVGYLRPVAQWNEGKKEEFKMRKVLKI